In Oceanidesulfovibrio indonesiensis, a single window of DNA contains:
- a CDS encoding HD domain-containing protein, whose translation MDPSQLLDVVRQEAGKAPGKAGRPWEKAALAMDRYLKLRLGEAVRGPSRGAHSFAPGISASQEKGTVADSFGRNVQVAVVALGGYGRKELCPRSDVDILLLVQENAQSAEAVERIAGHILHPLWDEGFEVGHGVRTVRECIELAQDDLAAATAHLDARYIAGSRKLFTELNTALGRDAARRCDTLADALRQAAAERAADYGDAAMLMAPDLKNGRGGLRDVQTMFWLLKLYPEGAANGHPLREFFGVEDRAELESARKALLRARCALQRLARSKRNRLVLDEAPDYARACGITTEDPAIAGERFIAMAHEAAYVVRAGWVQFWRVWESSSTAVRHQEDLRPSELLFFAASTGEPLTLAQRRRIRHALAGGGAKDFEPVLERLPGIMATPGCMVFLEECFETGVLGALIPEFGRIQALVHYDGFHTHTQGRHALETVREMRGLLGDNADSEPPAADMPADWLAELVGRALEAYSPEEFAMAALLHDVGKPHPDHEAEGERIMAAIMERRDESVEVAERIRFLVGNHLLLSLTALREDLAEESVIAKIAAQVGSREHLAALMLLTIADARATGPTAWNAWLASLLRELVDMVDHMLAVGPLAAPHAAQALMSARDKVRQEAKGRFEPADVERWLDRMPPRYLLTRDAAEIVRHMEEIERLKADLAEDFRRKPSGRGGLGVNRILAEPAGQGLHRITLFAQDAPGLFATFTGAMALQQLVLHAADVFTLADGTAVDIFTVGGMPDALYPEEVFSRLSAHIREASAGRLDLAYRLAERRTSPLAPPEPTGIPCSAVLKHELSRVYTVIEVSVPARYGVLYDMACALRDADVDVCQAKLALRGPELTVAFSVREQTGGMLDSKQADAAAAALCHAVEGVGAPATHPPS comes from the coding sequence ATGGATCCGAGCCAGCTTCTGGACGTTGTGCGGCAGGAGGCCGGGAAGGCCCCCGGCAAAGCGGGACGCCCCTGGGAAAAAGCGGCTCTGGCCATGGATCGATATCTGAAGCTGCGCCTCGGCGAGGCGGTCCGCGGACCGTCTCGCGGGGCGCATTCGTTTGCGCCCGGTATAAGCGCTTCCCAAGAAAAGGGCACTGTGGCTGATAGCTTCGGGAGGAACGTACAGGTCGCCGTTGTCGCTCTGGGGGGGTATGGCAGGAAGGAGCTCTGCCCGCGCTCGGACGTGGATATCCTCCTGCTTGTGCAAGAAAATGCGCAGTCGGCGGAAGCCGTGGAGCGCATCGCCGGCCATATCCTGCATCCTCTATGGGACGAGGGGTTCGAGGTCGGGCACGGCGTGCGAACCGTGCGCGAATGCATCGAGCTTGCGCAGGACGATCTGGCCGCGGCGACCGCGCATCTGGATGCCCGCTACATAGCCGGCAGCCGGAAATTGTTTACGGAGTTGAACACTGCGCTGGGACGGGACGCAGCGAGACGATGCGACACACTCGCCGATGCGTTGCGTCAGGCGGCGGCCGAACGGGCGGCGGATTATGGCGACGCGGCAATGCTCATGGCCCCGGACCTCAAGAATGGCCGCGGCGGTTTGCGCGATGTGCAGACAATGTTCTGGTTGTTGAAGCTGTATCCGGAGGGTGCGGCAAACGGTCATCCACTACGCGAATTCTTCGGCGTAGAGGACCGCGCCGAACTGGAATCCGCCCGAAAAGCGCTCCTGCGCGCCCGGTGCGCACTCCAACGCCTTGCCCGCAGCAAGCGCAACAGGCTGGTGCTCGACGAGGCCCCGGACTACGCCCGGGCCTGCGGCATCACGACTGAGGACCCGGCCATAGCCGGCGAACGCTTCATCGCCATGGCCCACGAGGCGGCATACGTAGTCCGCGCAGGCTGGGTGCAGTTCTGGCGCGTATGGGAAAGCTCATCAACCGCAGTGCGACATCAGGAAGACTTGCGGCCGTCGGAGCTGCTGTTCTTTGCAGCGTCCACGGGTGAACCGCTGACCCTGGCCCAACGCCGGCGGATACGCCATGCTCTGGCAGGCGGCGGGGCGAAAGATTTCGAGCCGGTGCTGGAGCGTCTCCCCGGCATCATGGCAACGCCCGGGTGCATGGTCTTTCTTGAGGAGTGCTTCGAAACGGGCGTGCTCGGCGCGTTGATACCCGAGTTCGGCCGTATACAGGCTCTTGTCCATTACGACGGATTCCACACCCATACCCAGGGCCGCCATGCCCTGGAAACGGTGCGGGAGATGCGCGGGCTTTTGGGCGATAATGCGGATTCCGAACCGCCGGCAGCGGACATGCCTGCCGACTGGCTGGCCGAGTTGGTCGGCCGGGCGTTGGAAGCGTACAGTCCGGAAGAATTCGCCATGGCCGCCTTGTTGCACGATGTGGGCAAGCCGCATCCGGATCACGAAGCCGAGGGCGAGCGAATCATGGCCGCCATCATGGAGCGTCGGGACGAGTCGGTGGAGGTCGCAGAACGCATCAGATTTCTCGTGGGCAATCATCTGCTGCTTTCCCTCACCGCGCTCAGGGAGGATCTGGCCGAGGAATCAGTCATTGCGAAGATCGCGGCCCAGGTGGGCAGCCGAGAACACCTGGCAGCGCTCATGTTGCTGACCATCGCCGACGCCAGGGCCACGGGCCCCACCGCCTGGAACGCCTGGCTTGCGAGTCTGCTGCGCGAGCTCGTGGACATGGTGGACCACATGCTGGCAGTGGGGCCGCTTGCAGCGCCGCACGCCGCCCAGGCGCTCATGTCCGCCCGGGACAAGGTCCGGCAGGAAGCCAAAGGCCGGTTCGAGCCGGCAGACGTGGAACGCTGGCTGGACCGCATGCCGCCCCGCTACCTGCTGACGCGCGATGCCGCGGAAATCGTCCGGCACATGGAGGAGATCGAGCGCCTCAAGGCGGACCTTGCCGAGGATTTCCGGCGCAAACCTTCGGGCCGGGGCGGCCTGGGCGTGAATCGCATACTCGCCGAGCCGGCCGGACAGGGGCTGCACCGCATCACGCTGTTCGCGCAGGACGCGCCGGGACTGTTCGCCACCTTCACCGGCGCGATGGCCCTGCAGCAACTCGTCCTGCATGCAGCGGACGTCTTCACCCTCGCAGACGGAACGGCCGTGGATATCTTCACCGTGGGCGGAATGCCGGATGCGCTGTATCCCGAGGAGGTCTTCTCCAGGTTGTCCGCACATATCCGGGAAGCCTCGGCTGGACGGCTGGATCTTGCGTACCGGCTGGCCGAGCGAAGGACCTCGCCCCTGGCGCCGCCGGAACCGACAGGCATACCGTGCTCGGCCGTACTGAAGCATGAGTTGTCGCGGGTTTACACCGTCATCGAGGTCTCTGTGCCGGCGCGATACGGCGTGCTGTATGATATGGCCTGCGCCCTGCGCGATGCGGACGTGGATGTCTGCCAGGCAAAGCTGGCTTTGCGGGGTCCGGAGCTCACCGTGGCCTTCTCGGTGCGTGAGCAGACCGGCGGAATGCTCGATTCCAAACAGGCTGACGCCGCTGCGGCTGCTCTGTGCCACGCCGTGGAGGGTGTGGGCGCCCCGGCAACGCATCCTCCATCCTGA
- a CDS encoding P-II family nitrogen regulator, translating into MKKIEIITRPHKLDEVKDALTKLGIKGLSVSEIKGFGRQRGHKEVYRGAEYQVDFVPKVRIEVVVEDDLVRGVLEEVQKVARTGKVGDGKIFVSPIEEVVRIRTGETGDSAI; encoded by the coding sequence ATGAAAAAGATTGAGATCATCACAAGGCCGCACAAGCTCGACGAGGTGAAGGACGCGCTGACCAAGCTCGGAATCAAGGGTCTGTCCGTCAGCGAAATCAAGGGATTCGGTCGCCAGCGCGGCCACAAGGAGGTCTACCGAGGGGCAGAATACCAGGTGGACTTCGTGCCCAAGGTGCGCATCGAAGTTGTCGTGGAAGACGACCTGGTCCGCGGCGTGCTTGAAGAAGTGCAGAAGGTCGCGCGCACCGGCAAGGTGGGCGACGGCAAGATCTTCGTTTCGCCCATCGAAGAGGTGGTGCGCATACGCACCGGAGAGACCGGAGACTCGGCCATCTAG